One Ignavibacteria bacterium genomic window carries:
- a CDS encoding META domain-containing protein has protein sequence MKTITTLSKYFFLPSLLIAAFIFISCSSSGSERKMSGPPFENTMWALISVTGDSVTADFDVKFSTGQVTGTGPCNSFTGVYNLNGTVVSISKILSTDVGCAQIQMEGEYLRLLGAAQRYDIQNGYLKIFTSVDYKVMTFAPAN, from the coding sequence AAAATATTTTTTCCTTCCCTCATTACTGATTGCAGCATTTATATTTATCTCCTGCTCAAGCTCGGGCTCCGAAAGAAAAATGAGCGGGCCTCCGTTTGAAAACACGATGTGGGCTCTTATATCAGTCACCGGTGATTCCGTAACCGCAGACTTTGACGTGAAATTCTCCACCGGGCAAGTCACCGGCACAGGACCGTGCAACAGTTTTACAGGAGTGTATAACCTGAACGGCACTGTAGTATCAATAAGCAAAATTTTATCAACGGATGTCGGATGTGCGCAGATACAAATGGAAGGAGAATATCTCCGGCTGCTTGGAGCGGCGCAGCGTTATGACATTCAAAATGGATATCTGAAAATATTTACTTCGGTTGATTACAAAGTAATGACTTTCGCCCCTGCAAATTAA
- a CDS encoding TMEM175 family protein, whose amino-acid sequence MKKDRLEMFSDGVIAIIITLMVLEIKLPAFTSDNVHDVIRHVGVYALSFIVIGILWLNHNAMFEQLEKVNASIVWLNFLLLFFMSLIPLPTEALGLDFFSSQSHVFYGVVMTLNAAAYSTLQLVVNKNLTHIPEKNRRDVNKLNWICTALYAISIPLSLISIYIPTGIFILIPAIYFIPSKKLSPNRL is encoded by the coding sequence GTGAAAAAAGACCGGCTGGAGATGTTCAGTGACGGAGTTATTGCAATCATTATCACATTGATGGTGCTTGAAATAAAGCTTCCGGCATTTACATCCGATAATGTGCACGATGTAATCAGGCACGTGGGAGTTTATGCGCTGAGCTTCATTGTCATCGGGATTTTATGGCTCAACCACAATGCAATGTTCGAGCAGCTTGAAAAAGTTAACGCTTCAATCGTCTGGCTGAATTTTTTATTATTATTTTTTATGTCGCTCATCCCCCTGCCGACCGAAGCGCTTGGCTTGGATTTTTTTTCTTCTCAAAGCCACGTTTTTTATGGAGTAGTAATGACGCTGAATGCAGCGGCATACTCAACACTTCAGCTTGTAGTCAATAAAAATCTCACTCACATTCCCGAGAAAAACCGCCGCGACGTGAATAAGCTTAACTGGATTTGCACTGCGCTTTATGCAATCAGTATTCCGCTAAGCTTAATAAGCATTTACATCCCGACCGGAATTTTTATTTTAATCCCCGCGATTTATTTCATTCCATCAAAGAAGCTGTCGCCTAATAGATTGTAA
- a CDS encoding EsaB/YukD family protein — protein sequence MAKINVTIIDATGNKEQEATLPDDAPIKRIMEVLLPKMKMPLTGPDGEPLSYKFHHKASGKQLKDNQTLSEAGVKEGDVLRLHPEITAGSL from the coding sequence ATGGCGAAGATAAACGTTACAATAATAGACGCGACGGGCAACAAGGAGCAGGAAGCGACTCTGCCCGATGATGCCCCGATAAAAAGAATCATGGAAGTCTTGCTTCCGAAAATGAAAATGCCTCTTACAGGACCCGACGGCGAACCGCTCTCATATAAGTTTCATCACAAAGCATCAGGCAAACAGCTCAAAGATAATCAGACCCTCTCAGAAGCCGGGGTGAAGGAAGGCGATGTCCTCCGGCTTCACCCGGAGATTACAGCAGGAAGTTTATAA
- a CDS encoding carboxypeptidase-like regulatory domain-containing protein, which produces MKNNFRFIIVYIFLLALVFPYGQVSAQTTPLTIKVVGFDVNNNSEPISGATVTLNGAGFLQTGVEGILIYDHNYKKDQVITIAVDAKGYLPKSVTITGETSEVTIALEKKQANDIPLIVQVVDKNTKPLAGARIYIEQNTMGVTTDNNGEGYILLNVSDLNKKITVEVSKEGYKTAFSTIPSELLQPSQEARLYTVFLVKKRDLVGLSGTWKSGWGDVTLNITDASVTGSWKQDSEKTGQITEGSFDEDTGVMRFKYSQPWNNATGTTEFTLFESDTEYTFSGTWQHDGGGGGTWTLTKAR; this is translated from the coding sequence ATGAAAAATAACTTCAGGTTTATCATCGTTTATATTTTTTTACTTGCTTTAGTCTTCCCATACGGGCAGGTTTCCGCACAAACCACACCGCTAACAATAAAAGTTGTGGGATTTGATGTAAACAATAACTCCGAGCCAATATCAGGTGCAACAGTAACACTCAATGGAGCCGGATTTCTCCAAACCGGAGTTGAAGGAATTTTAATATACGACCATAATTATAAAAAAGATCAGGTAATAACAATAGCGGTAGATGCTAAAGGATATTTACCAAAATCAGTTACAATTACCGGTGAGACCTCTGAAGTAACCATTGCTCTTGAAAAGAAGCAAGCAAATGACATACCTCTTATAGTTCAGGTTGTAGATAAAAATACAAAACCTCTGGCCGGCGCACGTATATATATAGAACAAAATACAATGGGGGTAACTACAGACAACAACGGTGAAGGTTATATATTGCTGAACGTCAGCGACCTCAACAAAAAAATCACTGTGGAAGTATCTAAAGAAGGATATAAAACAGCATTCTCTACAATCCCGAGTGAACTATTACAACCATCACAGGAGGCGCGCTTATATACAGTTTTTCTTGTGAAAAAAAGAGATTTAGTTGGTTTATCAGGAACGTGGAAATCAGGATGGGGTGATGTAACTTTAAATATTACAGACGCTTCAGTTACCGGTTCATGGAAACAAGACAGCGAGAAAACAGGGCAGATAACGGAGGGTTCATTCGATGAAGATACCGGCGTTATGAGATTCAAATACAGCCAGCCCTGGAATAATGCAACCGGCACAACGGAATTTACATTATTCGAATCAGATACAGAATATACTTTCAGCGGAACATGGCAGCATGACGGCGGTGGAGGCGGGACATGGACTCTGACAAAAGCAAGATAA
- a CDS encoding ThiF family adenylyltransferase → MKIDVDNKYSRFELISWWDQSILKNAKILVVGCGALGNEIVKNLAMLGVGNIFVVDMDKVEKSNLTRSVLFREEDEGKYKAEIIAKRAKEINKDVNVKYYAVNIFNLGLGVFKEMDLVICGLDNREARLFVNQSCRKANKVWIDGAIEVLTGVARVFYPENSPCYECTMSEIDYQLLNKRKSCLLLGIEDIEQGKIPTTPTISSIIAAIEVQEAVKVLHGFDQSSILIGKGFIYNGISNDSYIVEYQEKEDCASHYNFKNFHKFDAKFSEAKIKDIFDFGCKHFNTEKFELMFNNEVVYELFDTQSDLKKKIFANMNTMKIDDIKVDDKILKMKLFHSVYNKSELYDYIKDKTLKELNIPVNDILTLATGKEDLHIEFLPEEIFI, encoded by the coding sequence ATGAAAATCGACGTTGATAATAAATATTCACGCTTTGAGTTAATTTCCTGGTGGGATCAAAGCATTCTCAAGAACGCAAAAATTCTTGTAGTCGGATGCGGTGCGCTCGGAAATGAAATAGTGAAGAATCTTGCAATGCTCGGCGTTGGAAATATTTTTGTAGTCGATATGGATAAAGTCGAGAAATCGAATCTCACACGAAGCGTTTTGTTCCGTGAAGAAGACGAAGGAAAATACAAAGCCGAAATCATTGCAAAGCGCGCAAAGGAAATCAACAAAGATGTAAACGTAAAATATTACGCAGTAAATATTTTTAATCTCGGGCTCGGTGTGTTCAAGGAAATGGATTTGGTAATCTGCGGGCTTGATAACCGCGAGGCAAGATTGTTCGTTAATCAATCATGCAGAAAAGCAAACAAAGTCTGGATTGACGGAGCAATCGAAGTGCTCACAGGAGTCGCAAGGGTTTTTTATCCCGAAAATTCTCCGTGCTATGAATGCACAATGAGTGAAATTGATTATCAGCTTCTCAATAAAAGAAAATCCTGTCTGCTTCTTGGTATCGAAGACATCGAGCAAGGAAAAATTCCGACAACGCCGACTATCTCGTCAATCATTGCAGCAATTGAAGTTCAGGAAGCTGTGAAAGTACTGCACGGGTTTGATCAAAGCAGTATTCTCATCGGTAAAGGATTTATATACAACGGAATCTCGAATGACTCGTATATAGTAGAGTATCAGGAAAAAGAAGACTGCGCTTCGCATTATAATTTTAAGAATTTTCATAAGTTTGACGCAAAGTTCAGCGAAGCAAAGATAAAAGATATTTTTGATTTCGGATGCAAACATTTTAATACAGAAAAATTCGAATTAATGTTTAACAATGAAGTTGTATATGAATTATTCGACACGCAATCCGATTTGAAGAAAAAAATCTTCGCAAATATGAATACGATGAAAATCGATGACATAAAAGTTGACGATAAGATTCTAAAAATGAAATTATTTCATTCGGTTTACAACAAGAGCGAGCTGTATGATTACATAAAAGATAAAACTTTGAAGGAGCTTAACATTCCTGTTAATGACATTCTAACTCTTGCAACGGGAAAAGAAGACTTGCATATTGAATTTTTACCTGAGGAAATTTTCATTTAA
- a CDS encoding RING finger protein codes for MKTQTCPYCHSSIKPGADIIKCPVCETPHHKECWEENKGCTTYGCEENPEVKKQKQENLDIANEVPRGVIPPINTIEPIQPVNETQNIPGAGIPGFEGMIPCSECGQLVDANSSYCKFCGHNIILKSSEEDRQKFNEQVETAYKQKASFHKKRIFFLFASIFLLFILIIYGIYKVYNYFDQNITSDEYAIAKTLDNWEAAWENENLNEYSKYLTADYGYYGSDNKKIDKETRLKRIDYTFDRYNYININIDSLKYQKINDNPVEYKVTFYEKYNSDKFKSDGQKTLYMRKENDEWKIYREEFK; via the coding sequence CTGAAAACACAAACCTGTCCATATTGCCATAGTTCAATCAAGCCCGGTGCTGATATTATTAAATGTCCCGTGTGCGAAACTCCGCATCACAAAGAATGCTGGGAGGAAAACAAAGGATGCACAACTTACGGATGCGAAGAAAATCCTGAAGTAAAAAAACAAAAACAGGAAAACCTCGATATTGCAAACGAAGTACCCCGCGGTGTAATCCCCCCAATCAACACAATTGAACCAATCCAGCCAGTTAACGAAACACAAAATATTCCCGGCGCAGGAATACCCGGTTTTGAAGGAATGATTCCCTGTTCCGAATGCGGACAGCTTGTTGATGCAAATTCATCATATTGCAAATTCTGTGGACATAACATCATCCTCAAATCCAGCGAAGAAGACCGTCAAAAGTTTAATGAACAAGTTGAGACTGCTTATAAACAAAAAGCATCGTTCCATAAAAAAAGAATTTTTTTCCTTTTTGCTTCAATTTTTCTTTTATTCATACTTATTATATACGGAATCTATAAAGTCTATAATTACTTTGACCAAAACATAACCTCAGATGAATATGCAATAGCAAAAACACTCGATAACTGGGAAGCGGCATGGGAAAATGAAAACTTAAACGAGTATTCAAAATATCTTACGGCAGATTATGGATATTACGGAAGCGATAATAAAAAAATTGATAAGGAAACTCGTCTAAAGCGCATCGATTATACCTTCGATAGATATAATTATATTAACATCAATATTGACAGCTTGAAATATCAAAAGATAAATGACAATCCTGTTGAGTATAAAGTAACTTTTTATGAAAAATATAATTCGGATAAATTTAAATCCGACGGACAAAAAACTTTATACATGCGGAAAGAAAATGATGAATGGAAAATCTACAGAGAAGAGTTTAAATAA
- a CDS encoding prenyltransferase codes for MSEQTNKPEQAKPMNTMQKAIMASRAYSFPASVIPIIFGSVLALPVVGGRFNFFNFILTLIGGVLIQVGTNVVNDIYDFKKGIDKADEKTGIPHGGSMVLSMGIADLKFMKMVAFISISVATLIGIYLYTQVGPWILYLTAFGFLSAIFYTAAPVALKYKALGDLQVIFSFGVGMTLGAYIVQTGQFAWGPILYSLPLGLLIDAILHSNNIRDINFDGKFGVKTLPILIGQDLSIKLYWALLIGAYVSLIIFVAIGRISPFALLALITFPAAWKLMTMISGIPDEPQARFEYGSKHTIMTAQLNIQFGLTLIIGLLVAYFFFS; via the coding sequence ATGAGCGAACAAACAAATAAACCAGAGCAAGCCAAACCGATGAACACAATGCAGAAGGCAATTATGGCATCACGTGCTTATTCCTTTCCTGCATCAGTCATTCCGATAATTTTCGGTTCGGTACTTGCGCTTCCCGTTGTCGGAGGAAGATTTAATTTTTTCAATTTCATTCTGACATTAATCGGTGGAGTGCTTATTCAAGTCGGCACGAATGTTGTTAATGACATTTATGACTTCAAAAAAGGAATCGATAAGGCGGATGAAAAAACCGGAATTCCTCACGGAGGCTCGATGGTGCTTTCGATGGGAATAGCTGATTTGAAATTTATGAAAATGGTTGCGTTCATTTCCATATCCGTTGCAACTTTAATCGGCATTTATCTTTATACTCAGGTCGGTCCATGGATATTATATCTGACAGCTTTCGGATTTTTATCGGCGATTTTTTATACTGCTGCCCCTGTTGCGTTAAAATATAAAGCGCTTGGTGATTTGCAAGTGATATTTTCTTTCGGTGTCGGAATGACTCTCGGCGCTTACATAGTTCAGACAGGACAGTTCGCATGGGGACCTATTCTTTATTCGCTTCCGCTTGGATTATTGATTGACGCAATACTTCACTCGAATAATATCCGCGATATTAACTTCGATGGAAAATTCGGTGTTAAGACTCTACCAATACTTATCGGTCAGGATTTATCGATTAAATTATACTGGGCTTTACTGATTGGCGCTTATGTTTCTTTGATTATTTTTGTTGCCATCGGAAGAATTTCTCCGTTTGCTTTGCTTGCGCTTATTACTTTCCCGGCGGCATGGAAACTCATGACAATGATTAGCGGCATTCCCGATGAGCCGCAGGCGAGATTTGAATACGGCTCAAAGCATACAATTATGACAGCGCAGTTGAATATTCAATTTGGATTGACGTTGATTATTGGTTTGCTGGTAGCTTATTTTTTCTTTAGCTAA
- a CDS encoding DUF4175 family protein, producing MSTLQLTAQNTYNEITSRLSAISRKESLYVFANNFLRLLIFSASLLFVILVLESIFSFNSTIRKVLFFGFIAVSIGSLGIILFNFFKSFFQNINSVAYANKLGKYYPDIKDKLSNSLFLYDKAGAIKSNSDELIFENLLQVNDNIKNKNLASFINYKSLRNKFFVLLSVGVIYVLSFAFFGNDLNAAYFRLVNYQYSFINNEYGIYFEVTPGSVEIVKGGEAEIKVTLKSNKPDLKVEEINLTLIEKFADGTEVEKEKRTLTSSGNNVYYTKIENINNPLTYFVSLEDINSSKYFISVSDYPVVKKFFVTITPPAVSGLPQKKLNENEGNIICPEGSQISFYLESNKELSQAGITFNGQFISFNTNGDKANGSITASQNGKYKFTLKDINGTDGKNATEYNITVNSNQPPTVTIIEPQEVNYTIKAQSELLLRARISDDYGFSSLKLNYAISNNNSTAAPKFTSFNIPVTNLNATAVEVPYIWNFPKPGKNQRVEYYLEVTDNTGKTGKSELRTLSYFSASDLLKETEKLTSEIKADLNSIVKSMSDMSQQSQQSRNLMKTNEELGLNDPNQKQQIQEKVENLQNTLQDAQNKIEQSLNELQKTNMLNDKTLEQYMKLQELFNKINTPELQDMLKKIQDALKKNNPQELRDAMKNFNFDEEMFKKNMEKLMDLMKKIESMQKLGELTQKLDDITKQQDELKKETENANQNDPQKLSELANKQQDIKQQTNDFKQKLQEAVDQMKDLQKRGNDDMNPKKFEDLLNKMNKKNTENKMQKSSEQMQNDKNQSEETQEEIMQDLNEMNEEMQQSLDEMLDTQDMSQKMMDKMKDIKSNLEELSKKQQELKEKTQELGNNDKQNFQSKSKDQSGLQKDLSQNIDDLMGMSKDGFQMSPELGKELGNSYNKMDKASEDLQNSKKSDAVGNQGKAKESLDNAAKMLGDMLSEMQQSMSGKSGKDGKSGNGKMNQLMQQLANVIAQQQGLAGQMGQFGQNGKDSKEGQNGKNGKDGKSGKDGYSQEQLQQIDKLRMEQQQIEKSMEQLQREFEEEKQRSGEKLLGDMNEMRKEMNEIIKQMSEYKIDDQLIEKQNRILSRMLDAQLSQREKDFEQKRESKPGNNVVRNTPPEIILSGPNSFNALKEEFLKIQKNGYNEDYELLISKYLLQLKQSGYIDN from the coding sequence GTGTCAACACTTCAGTTAACCGCACAGAACACATACAACGAGATTACTTCACGGCTCTCGGCAATCAGCCGCAAAGAATCGCTTTATGTTTTTGCAAATAATTTCCTCCGACTGCTCATTTTTTCTGCTTCGCTTTTATTCGTAATTCTTGTTCTTGAATCCATTTTCAGCTTCAACTCTACAATAAGAAAAGTTTTGTTTTTTGGATTCATTGCTGTCTCAATCGGCTCTCTTGGAATAATTCTGTTTAATTTCTTCAAATCATTTTTTCAGAACATTAACTCAGTTGCTTATGCAAATAAGCTCGGGAAGTATTATCCCGACATAAAAGACAAGCTTTCAAATTCTTTGTTCTTGTATGATAAAGCCGGAGCGATAAAATCTAACTCTGATGAATTGATTTTTGAAAACTTACTTCAGGTTAATGACAACATAAAAAACAAAAATCTTGCTTCGTTCATAAATTATAAATCGTTACGGAATAAGTTTTTTGTTCTGTTAAGCGTCGGAGTAATTTATGTTTTATCGTTTGCATTTTTTGGAAACGACCTGAATGCCGCTTATTTCAGATTGGTGAATTACCAGTATAGCTTCATTAACAACGAATACGGAATTTATTTTGAAGTAACTCCCGGCAGCGTTGAAATCGTTAAAGGCGGTGAAGCGGAAATAAAAGTTACACTAAAGTCCAACAAACCCGATTTAAAAGTTGAAGAAATAAACCTAACCTTAATCGAGAAATTTGCTGACGGAACCGAAGTCGAAAAAGAGAAACGAACTTTAACAAGCTCGGGGAATAATGTTTATTACACCAAGATTGAAAACATAAACAACCCGCTGACTTACTTTGTAAGTCTTGAAGATATAAATTCTTCAAAATACTTTATTTCAGTTTCTGATTATCCTGTTGTAAAAAAATTCTTTGTTACCATTACACCTCCGGCGGTTTCAGGACTTCCCCAAAAGAAATTAAACGAAAACGAAGGCAACATAATCTGTCCCGAAGGAAGCCAAATCAGTTTTTATCTTGAATCAAATAAAGAACTTTCCCAGGCAGGCATTACTTTCAACGGGCAGTTCATTTCATTTAACACAAACGGCGATAAAGCAAACGGCTCCATAACCGCATCACAGAACGGGAAATATAAATTTACTTTAAAAGACATCAACGGCACAGACGGAAAAAATGCAACAGAGTATAACATCACCGTCAACTCAAATCAGCCGCCGACAGTTACGATAATTGAACCGCAGGAAGTCAATTATACAATCAAAGCACAATCCGAGCTTTTACTTCGCGCAAGGATTTCTGATGACTACGGGTTTTCATCTTTGAAATTGAACTACGCAATCTCGAACAACAACTCAACTGCTGCACCAAAGTTTACTTCGTTTAACATTCCCGTAACAAACCTCAACGCAACTGCTGTTGAAGTTCCTTATATATGGAATTTTCCAAAGCCCGGAAAAAATCAGAGAGTTGAGTATTATCTCGAAGTTACCGACAACACCGGAAAAACCGGCAAGAGCGAACTGCGAACTTTGAGTTATTTCTCCGCATCGGACTTGCTCAAAGAAACAGAAAAGCTTACAAGTGAAATCAAAGCTGATTTAAACTCAATAGTTAAGAGCATGTCCGACATGAGTCAGCAGTCACAGCAGTCACGCAACCTGATGAAAACGAATGAAGAACTTGGTTTAAATGATCCTAATCAAAAACAGCAAATCCAGGAAAAAGTCGAAAATCTTCAGAACACTTTGCAGGATGCGCAAAATAAAATAGAACAAAGTTTGAACGAGCTTCAAAAAACCAACATGCTCAATGATAAAACACTGGAGCAATATATGAAGCTTCAGGAATTGTTTAACAAGATTAACACTCCCGAGCTTCAGGATATGCTTAAAAAAATTCAGGATGCCTTAAAGAAAAATAATCCTCAGGAACTCCGCGATGCGATGAAGAATTTTAACTTCGATGAAGAAATGTTCAAGAAAAACATGGAAAAGCTGATGGACTTAATGAAAAAAATCGAGAGCATGCAAAAACTCGGGGAACTTACCCAAAAGCTTGATGACATAACTAAACAACAAGATGAATTAAAAAAAGAAACTGAGAACGCTAATCAAAACGACCCGCAAAAATTATCTGAGTTAGCTAATAAGCAGCAGGACATAAAACAGCAAACAAACGATTTTAAACAAAAACTGCAGGAAGCTGTTGACCAGATGAAAGACCTGCAGAAACGCGGCAATGATGATATGAATCCAAAAAAGTTTGAAGATTTGCTGAATAAAATGAATAAGAAAAATACCGAGAACAAAATGCAGAAATCAAGCGAGCAGATGCAGAACGATAAAAACCAATCAGAAGAAACTCAGGAAGAAATTATGCAAGATCTGAATGAAATGAATGAAGAAATGCAGCAATCTTTAGACGAAATGCTTGACACACAGGATATGTCTCAGAAGATGATGGATAAAATGAAAGACATAAAAAGCAATCTTGAAGAGCTTAGCAAAAAACAGCAGGAGCTTAAAGAAAAAACTCAGGAACTTGGCAATAATGATAAACAAAATTTTCAGAGTAAATCCAAAGACCAGTCAGGTCTTCAAAAAGATTTATCGCAGAACATAGATGACCTTATGGGGATGTCGAAAGACGGATTTCAGATGAGTCCGGAGCTTGGCAAAGAGCTCGGCAATTCTTATAATAAGATGGATAAAGCATCCGAAGATTTACAGAACAGCAAAAAGAGTGATGCAGTTGGTAATCAGGGTAAAGCAAAAGAATCCTTGGATAACGCTGCAAAGATGCTTGGTGATATGCTTTCTGAAATGCAGCAGAGCATGAGCGGGAAAAGCGGTAAAGATGGGAAATCAGGCAATGGAAAAATGAACCAGCTAATGCAGCAGCTTGCAAATGTGATTGCGCAGCAGCAGGGGCTTGCAGGTCAGATGGGACAATTTGGTCAGAACGGCAAAGACAGCAAAGAAGGACAAAACGGAAAAAACGGTAAGGATGGAAAATCAGGAAAAGATGGTTACAGTCAGGAACAATTACAGCAAATTGATAAGCTGAGAATGGAGCAGCAGCAAATAGAGAAATCCATGGAGCAGCTTCAGAGAGAATTTGAAGAAGAAAAACAGCGCTCAGGTGAAAAGCTTCTCGGCGACATGAATGAAATGAGAAAAGAAATGAATGAAATTATCAAGCAGATGTCAGAATATAAAATTGATGACCAGTTAATCGAAAAGCAAAACCGCATTCTTTCCAGAATGCTCGATGCTCAGCTTTCGCAAAGAGAAAAAGATTTCGAACAAAAACGCGAGTCAAAACCCGGCAATAACGTAGTTCGCAATACTCCTCCCGAAATTATTTTAAGCGGTCCGAACTCATTCAATGCCTTAAAAGAGGAGTTCCTGAAAATCCAAAAAAACGGCTATAATGAGGATTATGAACTGCTTATATCCAAATACCTCCTGCAATTAAAGCAATCCGGTTATATTGATAATTGA
- the coaD gene encoding pantetheine-phosphate adenylyltransferase — MKKITALYPGTFDPITNGHLDIIKRASKLFDKIIVTIAVNSGKKQLFTKQERRDMIEECVKNYGNVKVDIFDGLLVDYAKKKNASVLIRGLRAVSDFEYEFQMSLINHKLDSELTTIFMMPNEKYTYLNSSIVRELSSFRGDVSDFVPKYVQKKLKEKFKR; from the coding sequence ATGAAAAAAATAACAGCGTTATATCCGGGAACATTCGACCCCATAACAAACGGTCATCTTGACATAATAAAACGCGCATCGAAATTATTTGATAAAATAATTGTAACGATTGCGGTTAATTCCGGCAAGAAACAACTATTCACAAAACAAGAACGCAGGGACATGATTGAAGAATGTGTCAAAAATTACGGAAACGTGAAAGTAGATATTTTTGACGGACTCCTGGTTGACTATGCAAAGAAAAAAAATGCTTCCGTGCTGATAAGAGGATTGAGAGCGGTATCTGACTTTGAGTATGAGTTTCAGATGTCGCTTATAAATCATAAGCTTGACAGCGAGCTTACTACGATATTTATGATGCCAAATGAAAAATATACTTATCTGAACTCATCAATTGTTAGAGAGCTTTCGTCATTCAGGGGAGATGTTTCTGATTTCGTTCCCAAATATGTTCAGAAAAAATTAAAAGAGAAGTTTAAGAGATGA
- a CDS encoding RsmD family RNA methyltransferase, whose product MRVISGKYKSRILKSPQTENVRPTTDRARETLFNVLNNLIDFEGIKGMDLFCGTGSFGIECLSRGAGFCTFVDFNTKTVEENIKMLKLEENSKIVRGDVLKFTDSELNSALVFADPPYEFEYYDKLIARVLKSETMFVLEHSDKINFKKDFSNRVFLEKKIGISHFTFFR is encoded by the coding sequence TTGCGTGTCATATCGGGAAAATATAAAAGCAGGATTCTTAAATCGCCTCAAACGGAAAATGTAAGACCTACAACCGACCGCGCCCGTGAGACCTTGTTTAATGTTTTAAATAATCTTATAGATTTTGAAGGCATAAAAGGTATGGATTTATTTTGCGGAACAGGAAGCTTTGGAATCGAATGCCTTTCAAGAGGAGCCGGCTTCTGCACATTTGTGGATTTTAACACAAAAACAGTTGAAGAAAATATTAAAATGTTAAAACTGGAAGAAAATTCAAAAATCGTGAGAGGAGATGTCCTGAAATTTACAGATTCGGAGTTAAATTCAGCGCTCGTTTTTGCAGACCCGCCATATGAATTTGAATATTATGATAAACTCATTGCCCGTGTTCTGAAATCAGAGACAATGTTTGTTCTTGAACATAGCGATAAAATAAATTTCAAAAAAGATTTTTCCAACAGAGTTTTTCTTGAAAAGAAAATTGGCATTTCACATTTTACATTTTTCAGATGA
- a CDS encoding helix-hairpin-helix domain-containing protein, with translation MKDWQKYIGFTKNEKRVILFLIIVLTVGFSIKLYVEVISKPELPPYDFSEFDEKYRKASETYSKLLSGDTTISDSLNNVIDSLLNKKQNEYKEFLSVNINTATINDFIKLPGIGEAMAGEIVAYRNKKGNFRKIEDIMKVDGIKKAKFDKIKEFIKIKD, from the coding sequence GTGAAAGACTGGCAGAAATACATTGGCTTTACAAAAAATGAAAAACGTGTAATTCTATTTTTAATTATTGTTCTTACCGTAGGATTTAGCATTAAGCTGTACGTGGAAGTTATCAGCAAACCCGAGCTTCCTCCTTATGATTTTTCCGAATTCGATGAGAAATATCGCAAAGCATCGGAAACGTATAGTAAGCTTTTAAGCGGCGACACAACGATTTCGGACAGCTTAAACAATGTTATAGATTCACTTCTTAACAAAAAACAGAATGAGTATAAGGAATTTTTATCCGTTAATATTAATACTGCTACAATAAATGATTTTATAAAACTTCCCGGAATTGGTGAAGCAATGGCAGGCGAGATTGTTGCTTACAGGAATAAAAAAGGAAATTTTAGAAAAATAGAAGACATAATGAAAGTTGATGGAATAAAAAAAGCAAAATTTGATAAGATAAAAGAATTCATAAAGATAAAAGATTAA